The Leishmania braziliensis MHOM/BR/75/M2904 complete genome, chromosome 10 genome contains a region encoding:
- a CDS encoding putative nucleoside phosphatase, which produces MAVVGGFTAGKPLRGMGRIVLGLFAVMLVAFVITAYQVGVSTANPRQSRHIQLAQNAVAKSEAMLTGCREANANLKNSGSVKGAQAIAEMARQKAELTSTVALERERVVSARSLLQACEDGLASEHRTLFGTAHRNTTAHLLWLKQRRAHLKSEHEKLTEGPLGVVEPRRSSGIRALQAALLQEIHPSTGLAGNGVENRKACVDAVAKYSVVFDIGSTGNRVHVYKYRVNPLTQISASAPDELSKIDLVGELFELNYKALSELNNPVQDAPEALWELFAKAKNFVPAELHACTPIEFKATAGLRMLGLEKATEILAEIRARYRKETFWLRGSAPVRILDSHEEGLMAWLTVNFLLGTFARNTEATASTAAIIDIGGGSTQIVFEPGEDTFYKMRADVRGSATLGGRSVKVYQHSYEGYGLHAATKALLFHIQGKRQERPGGGSATRATTTARTSGDDSTPSVGNGVRNVSANDSKDEEDENMITDTAPPKTLPWLQLDTEAVDAFPCFAVGYEDQLGVRNTKRNDAGEPARHPDFQACANLFRDRLLKPVGLTCEEVNCGVAGVFQPPLANFTGDIYAFSFLFDLLAMANNSLAPVGAAVSNDKFEVKLPDLAKIGERHCAAFSLTRIAEATAKGGLGSLKPEYECMYYSYTYALLRYGYEVPEGRVLHVAKKISGYETAWPLGASLISVT; this is translated from the coding sequence ATGGCAGTGGTTGGCGGCTTCACAGCTGGCAAGCCGCTGAGAGGCATGGGCCGCATCGTCCTTGGCCTCTTCGCCGTCATGCTTGTTGCCTTTGTCATCACTGCGTACCAAGTCGGCGTTAGCACCGCCAACCCACGTCAGTCCCGTCACATACAGCTCGCGCAGAACGCCGTGGCGAAGAGCGAGGCAATGCTGACTGGCTGCCGCGAGGCCAATGCGAATTTAAAGAACAGCGGTAGTGTCAAGGGTGCACAAGCGATCGCGGAGATGGCACGGCAGAAAGCGGAGCTGACGAGTACTGTCGCACTGGAGCGTGAGCGTGTCGTGTCGGCGCGTAGTTTGTTGCAGGCGTGCGAGGATGGGCTGGCAAGCGAACACCGTACACTCTTCGGCACCGCCCACCGCAACACCACGGCGCACCTCCTGTGGTTGAAACAGAGACGGGCTCATCTGAAGTCCGAGCACGAGAAGCTCACCGAGGGTCCACTCGGTGTAGTCGagccgcgccgcagcagcggcatccgcGCACTGCAGGCGGCTCTCCTTCAAGAAATACACCCTAGCACTGGTTTAGCTGGAAACGGTGTGGAGAACCGCAAGGCGTGCGTGGACGCTGTGGCCAAGTACTCCGTTGTGTTCGATATTGGCAGCACTGGCAATCGTGTCCATGTCTACAAGTACAGGGTGAACCCTCTCACGCAGATCTCTGCCTCAGCGCCTGATGAGCTCAGCAAAATCGACCTCGTCGGGGAGCTGTTCGAGCTGAATTACAAAGCCCTTAGTGAGCTCAACAATCCGGTGCAGGATGCCCCGGAAGCCTTGTGGGAGCTTTTCGCGAAGGCCAAGAACTTCGTGCCGGCAGAGttgcacgcatgcacaccaATCGAGTTCAAGGCTACTGCGGGACTGCGCATGCTGGGGTTGGAGAAAGCCACAGAGATTCTTGCTGAGATTCGTGCTCGCTACCGCAAGGAAACGTTCTggctgcgcggcagcgcgccagTCCGCATCTTGGATTCCCACGAGGAGGGCCTGATGGCGTGGCTGACGGTGAACTTTTTACTAGGGACATTTGCCAGGAACACTGAGGCAACAGCCTCGACGGCGGCTATCATTGACATCGGTGGCGGCTCCACGCAGATCGTCTTCGAGCCTGGTGAAGACACGTTCTACAAAATGCGCGCAGACGTGCGTGGCTCGGCAACGTTGGGCGGCCGGTCGGTGAAAGTGTATCAGCACAGCTACGAAGGCTACGGTCTGCACGCAGCCACCAAGGCGCTGCTTTTTCATATTCAAGGCAAGCGCCAAGAGAGGCCGGGCGGCGGCTCCGCTACCCGCGCCACGACGACGGCACGGACCAGCGGCGATGACAGCACCCCATCCGTCGGGAATGGTGTCCGCAACGTGAGCGCCAATGACAGCAAAGACGAAGAAGACGAAAACATGATCACcgacacagcgccgccgaaaACTCTACCGTGGCTACAGTTGGATacggaggcggtggacgCATTCCCCTGCTTCGCTGTCGGCTACGAGGACCAGCTCGGGGTGCGGAACACTAAGAGAAACGACGCCGGAGAACCCGCTAGGCACCCTGACTTCCAGGCTTGCGCGAACCTTTTCCGCGACCGGTTGCTGAAACCGGTGGGGCTGACATGCGAGGAGGTCAACTGCGGCGTCGCGGGTGTCTTCCAGCCGCCGCTGGCCAACTTCACCGGTGACATCTACGCGTTTTCATTTCTTTTTGATCTTCTGGCCATGGCGAACAACTCTCTAGCGCCAGTGGGGGCTGCAGTATCGAACGATAAGTTCGAGGTGAAGCTGCCTGACCTGGCAAAGATTGGGGAGCGTCACTGCGCGgccttctccctcacccGGATTGCCGAGGCGACCGCAAAGGGCGGCCTCGGTAGTCTGAAGCCAGAGTACGAGTGCATGTATTACTCCTACACGTACGCGCTGCTCCGATATGGGTACGAGGTGCCGGAGGGCCGCGTGCTGCACGTGGCAAAGAAGATCAGCGGCTACGAGACCGCCTGGCCCTTGGGTGCCTCACTCATCTCTGTCACCTAA
- a CDS encoding putative leucine-rich repeat protein: MVYPTYPSYSPLVEMDTAEVEMQRVLEEGSNTLYFSHHFNCTDVPPSIAALREQLEVLHVDNNYRFTTISPRVTALSKLRWLNASYCSLRSVDSSISRLSKLERLTLNNNMLTWLPLEMWQLKALEELHIGNNHLHVLPGCLLFLPRLRVLTLENNPLYTPEEVKGAAAATYVPAQRSVDCSACCIHSRYYEVFVTFHAIASHRDVPFVHFACSDECATYVRTRLEAYDRDHLNRQ; the protein is encoded by the coding sequence ATGGTGTACCCGACTTACCCTTCGTACTCGCCGCTGGTGGAGATGGACACCGCCGAGGTGGAGATGCAGCGGGTACTGGAGGAAGGATCGAATACACTCTACTTTAGCCACCACTTCAACTGTACCGATGTACCGCCCAGTATCGCTGCTCTGcgcgagcagctggaggTTCTCCATGTAGATAACAACTATCGCTTCACGACCATCTCTCCCCGTGTGACAGCATTGTCGAAGCTGCGCTGGCTGAACGCGAGCTACTGTTCACTCCGTTCAGTGGACTCCTCGATCAGCCGCCTGTCAAAGCTGGAGCGGCTGACGCTGAACAACAATATGTTAACGTGGCTGCCACTCGAGATGTGGCAGCTCAAGGCGCTGGAAGAGCTGCACATCGGTAATAACCACCTCCATGTGCTGCCCGGctgcctccttttccttcctcgcCTGCGTGTCTTGACACTCGAGAACAACCCTCTCTACACACCGGAGGAGGTTAAGggggccgcggcagcgacctACGTCCCGGCGCAGCGCAGTGTGGACTGCAGTGCGTGCTGCATACACTCCCGCTATTACGAAGTCTTTGTCACCTTTCACGCTATCGCGAGCCACCGCGATGTTCCGTTCGTGCACTTTGCATGCTCCGACGAGTGTGCCACAtacgtgcgcacacgcctggAGGCGTACGATCGAGACCACCTCAACCGTCAGTGA
- a CDS encoding putative mitogen-activated protein kinase codes for MQAKGEAAMRDLIAELHAMQSPYTVQRFISSGSYGAVYAGVDSEGIPVAIKRVFNTVSDGRTVNILSDSFLCKRVLREIRLLNHFHHPNILGLRDIFVRFEEPAMHKLYLVTELMRTDLAQVIHDQRIVISPQHIQYFMYHILLGLHVLHEAGVVHRDLHPGNILLADNNDITICDFNLAREDTADANKTHYVTHRWYRAPELVMQFKGFTKLVDVWSAGCVMAEMFNRKALFRGSTFYNQLNKIVEVVGTPKMEDVVMFSSPSARDYLRNSLSNVPCRAWTAVVPTADPVALDLISKMLEFNPQRRISMEQALRHPYFESLFDPLDLTDGLSERFHFDESVTEVREMHKMFNAEVDRFNSMRQKREDVARERAMAAQQQGDQVLGADHMPRTHSLMEVAGSAPAPS; via the coding sequence ATGCAGGCCAAGGGCGAGGCTGCAATGCGCGACTTGATCGCGGAACTGCATGCAATGCAGTCTCCTTACACAGTCCAGCGCttcatcagcagcggcagctacGGCGCTGTGTACGCCGGCGTCGATAGCGAGGGGATTCCTGTCGCCATCAAGCGCGTGTTCAACACTGTCTCGGATGGCCGCACGGTGAACATTCTGTCAGACTCATTCCTCTGCAAGCGCGTGCTCCGCGAGATTCGCTTGCTGAACCACTTCCACCACCCGAACATCCTAGGCTTGCGTGACATCTTTGTGCGCTTCGAGGAGCCGGCGATGCACAAACTTTATTTGGTGACGGAGCTGATGAGGACAGACCTGGCGCAGGTGATCCACGATCAGCGCATTGTCATCTCACCGCAGCACATCCAATATTTCATGTACCACATCCTGCTTGGCTTGCACGTACTGCACGAGGCCGGCGTGGTGCACCGCGACCTGCACCCCGGTAACATCCTGCTTGCAGACAACAACGACATCACCATCTGCGACTTCAACCTCGCACGCGAAGACACGGCGGATGCAAATAAGACCCACTACGTGACCCACCGCTGGTACCGTGCGCCGGAGCTGGTCATGCAGTTCAAGGGCTTTACGAAGCTGGTGGATGTGTGGTCGGCGGGCTGCGTCATGGCGGAGATGTTCAACCGAAAGGCGCTGTTTCGCGGCTCCACCTTCTACAACCAGCTGAACAAAATTGTGGAGGTGGTTGGCACGCCCAAGATGGAGGACGTGGTCATGTTCAGCTCTCCCAGCGCCCGTGATTACCTTCGCAACTCGCTGTCAAACGTGCCGTGCCGGGCCTGGACAGCTGTTGTGCCCACGGCCGACCCGGTTGCCCTCGACCTAATTTCGAAGATGCTCGAGTTCAACCCTCAACGACGCATCAGCATGGAGCAGGCGCTCCGCCACCCGTACTTCGAGTCGCTCTTCGATCCACTGGACCTCACAGATGGGCTGAGCGAGCGATTCCATTTTGACGAGTCGGTGACAGAGGTGAGGGAAATGCACAAGATGTTTAATGCCGAGGTAGATCGCTTCAACAGCATGCGGCAGAAGCGTGAGGACGTGGCACGCGAGCGTgccatggcggcgcagcaacaGGGTGACCAGGTGCTTGGTGCTGATCACATGCCTCGAACGCACAGTCTCATGGAGGTGGCGGGTAGCGCGCCAGCCCCGTCGTAA
- a CDS encoding putative nucleolar protein encodes MSKTLYALYESPTGYAIFKIRTTEEIGAENVVLQKTLQDFSTFSPWVKLVSFAPFESPENALEDAVCISENLISAFLSNFLTAAFAKKVAKDEANWELGVQDPKLGSAIHDELNIPVLCNENVAEICRCIRLHAEKLLPEHNEGDVPRAQCGLGHAFSRNKVKFNVHRSDNMIIQASALMEHMDKGVNLLGMRVKEWYGWHFPELAKEVPEPLKYANVALLIGNRCSLEEAPEEDIKARLGDILEGDEALAARVYEKAVTSMGGDMAEVDWDCIRTFAKRVASLGQYRVALAQYLVDKMMLVAPNLTQLMGQTIGAKLISKAGSLTNLAKSPASTIQILGAEKALFRALKKKKGNTPKYGLIFHSSFIQRASKEHRGKISRYLANKAALACRIDCFMDAPPTVFGEKLREQVEARLNFFDTGNKPPSNKAAMAEALEQYQRILRKRDRKHAEKDVEETPKAKKSRKVEASE; translated from the coding sequence ATGTCCAAAACGCTCTACGCGCTGTACGAGTCGCCGACGGGCTACGCCATTTTCAAAATTCGCACGACGGAGGAGATCGGCGCCGAGAATGTGGTACTGCAGAAGACGCTGCAGGACTTCAGCACCTTCTCTCCGTGGGTGAAGCTCGTCTCCTTTGCACCGTTCGAGTCCCCCGAGAACGCTCTCGAGGACGCCGTGTGCATCTCTGAGAACCTGATCAGCGCGTTCCTCAGCAActtcctcaccgccgccttcgcaAAGAAAGTTGCCAAGGATGAGGCCAACTGGGAGCTCGGCGTGCAGGACCCAAAGCtgggcagcgccatccaTGACGAGCTCAACATCCCGGTCTTGTGCAACGAGAACGTAGCCGAGATTTGCCGCTGCATCCGCCTCCACGCTGAAAAGTTGCTGCCGGAGCACAACGAGGGTGATGTGCCGCGCGCGCAGTGCGGTCTGGGACATGCGTTCTCGCGCAACAAGGTAAAGTTTAACGTGCACCGCAGTGATAACATGATCATCCAGGCCTCGGCGCTGATGGAGCACATGGACAAGGGTGTGAACCTGCTGGGCATGCGGGTGAAGGAGTGGTACGGCTGGCACTTCCCTGAGCTGGCAAAGGAGGTTCCGGAGCCACTCAAGTACGCCAACGTGGCGCTGCTCATCGGCAACCGCTGCTCACTAGAGGAGGCGCCGGAGGAGGACATCAAAGCGAGGCTGGGCGACATCCTCGAGGGCGACGAAGCGCTTGCGGCGCGTGTGTACGAAAAGGCGGTGACGTCAATGGGCGGCGACATGGCAGAGGTGGACTGGGACTGCATCCGCACCTTTGCTAAGCGCGTTGCCTCGTTGGGTCAGTACCGTGTTGCCCTGGCGCAGTACCTCGTGGATAAGATGATGCTGGTGGCCCCGAACCTGACACAGCTGATGGGGCAGACCATTGGCGCTAAGCTCATCTCCAAGGCCGGCTCCCTCACGAACCTCGCCAAGTCCCCGGCCAGCACCATCCAGATACTCGGTGCCGAGAAGGCGCTGTTCCGAGCActcaagaagaaaaagggcaACACCCCCAAGTATGGCCTCATCTTTCACTCCTCGTTCATCCAGCGGGCGTCGAAAGAGCACCGTGGCAAAATTTCGCGCTACCTTGCCAACAAGGCCGCGCTCGCTTGCCGCATTGACTGCTTCATGGATGCTCCGCCGACCGTCTTTGGTGAGAAGCTACGCGAGCAGGTCGAGGCTCGCCTGAATTTCTTTGACACAGGTAACAAGCCTCCGAGCAACAAGGCCGCGATGGCTGAGGCACTGGAGCAGTACCAGCGCATCCTCCGCAAACGTGACCGCAAACACGCAGAGAAGGACGTCGAGGAGACTCcgaaggcaaagaagagccGCAAAGTCGAGGCCTCCGAATAA